In the genome of Phycisphaerae bacterium, one region contains:
- a CDS encoding lmo0937 family membrane protein: MLWTIAILLIVMWILGVVTSVTLYGFIHLLLFLAVVSVLVRIIQGRRPVD, encoded by the coding sequence ATGCTTTGGACGATCGCGATCTTGCTCATCGTGATGTGGATCCTGGGAGTGGTGACGAGCGTCACCCTGTACGGATTCATTCACCTTTTGCTTTTTCTCGCCGTCGTCTCCGTCCTGGTGCGAATCATCCAGGGACGTCGACCCGTAGATTGA
- a CDS encoding thymidine kinase has product METGPPKGRLIVVHGSMFAGKTETLIARLRRARADGLIVKAFKHSIDNRYDPTHLVTHTQDRFDAQPVPDAETVLRESEGADVVAVDEGHFFKLPLIPVVEKLVARGVTVLVAGISNDAWGRPFDPMPQLCAIADEVVTKQSPCRVCGKPSPYTQRNTPIDTLHMVGGLDDYEPRCPEHFTPLALPPENR; this is encoded by the coding sequence GTGGAAACCGGACCGCCCAAAGGCCGCCTCATCGTCGTCCATGGCTCCATGTTCGCCGGGAAGACCGAGACCCTCATCGCCCGCCTCCGCCGCGCCCGCGCCGATGGTCTCATCGTCAAAGCCTTCAAGCACTCAATCGACAATCGCTACGACCCGACCCACCTCGTCACGCACACGCAGGATCGCTTCGACGCCCAGCCCGTCCCTGACGCCGAGACCGTACTAAGAGAATCAGAAGGCGCGGACGTCGTCGCCGTGGATGAGGGGCATTTTTTCAAGCTACCACTTATCCCTGTCGTGGAAAAACTCGTTGCCCGCGGTGTGACCGTACTTGTCGCCGGGATCAGCAACGACGCGTGGGGCCGCCCCTTCGATCCCATGCCGCAGCTCTGCGCCATCGCCGACGAAGTCGTGACCAAGCAATCCCCATGCCGCGTCTGCGGCAAGCCCTCGCCCTACACGCAGCGCAACACCCCCATCGACACCCTTCACATGGTCGGCGGTCTTGACGACTACGAGCCCCGCTGCCCCGAACATTTTACGCCGCTCGCCCTGCCTCCGGAGAATCGCTAG
- a CDS encoding glycosyltransferase family 39 protein, with protein sequence MNPRPDDALPNRRRSWTLLLIVLLAAALRFYRLDNVPPAINQDEAVHAYDAWCLLETGKDHRGEAWPIFFRAFRDYHPGVFVYLLMPLQALFGMNVWTTRLPGALIGVVGVWLLYELLRRVYNDRAAAMAALFLAVSPWHVHVTRLAFEAGTCPTLMVLAMLLLLLAVRRQNSAIWLASGLIFGLTAWTYHAMRVFVPLLLLAIVVVYRDRLRQLLVDRRTRRFPMVWGVGLFIGLLPFLWAWFRNPEAVWTRAASVSVFHKTTGLADGVMAFVRNYLQNLSPDFFFIGGDHSLVQSIAGYGQLHYFCAILIPVGLYRAVRRWRQEPFTQLVIWWILLSPVPAAAANWEGGHALRSIGGLPAYQILAALGGDFILAAVGARSAASVRRFLIAGAAVLALNVGYFLKLFFADYPIAAAQAFQSEWREVFAEVDRRKADYDAFLFTSMKTNQLGILYLYWTRMPPREYFAQSPQYLPGPTFDRLLQIGPVVFARSEELPGMLPLLGHHRRLLVAERPDIPVPGRELRRFPYPDGRVGVILYEVRQEDIPARATTSPASH encoded by the coding sequence ATGAACCCACGGCCCGACGACGCACTGCCCAACCGGCGCCGATCGTGGACGCTACTGCTTATCGTGCTGCTCGCGGCCGCATTGCGCTTTTACCGGTTGGACAATGTGCCGCCGGCGATCAACCAGGACGAGGCCGTTCACGCCTATGACGCGTGGTGCCTGCTGGAGACGGGTAAGGACCACCGCGGCGAAGCGTGGCCGATCTTCTTCCGCGCGTTTCGGGACTACCACCCCGGAGTATTTGTCTATTTGTTAATGCCGCTGCAGGCGCTGTTCGGCATGAACGTGTGGACGACGCGGCTGCCGGGCGCGCTGATCGGCGTCGTCGGTGTCTGGCTTCTTTATGAACTCCTTCGCCGCGTGTACAACGATCGGGCTGCGGCGATGGCCGCGCTCTTCCTGGCGGTCTCGCCCTGGCATGTCCATGTCACGCGGCTCGCGTTCGAGGCGGGGACCTGTCCCACGCTGATGGTGCTGGCCATGCTGCTCTTGCTCCTCGCGGTGCGACGGCAGAACTCTGCAATCTGGCTCGCCTCGGGACTTATCTTCGGGCTGACCGCGTGGACGTATCACGCCATGCGCGTATTTGTGCCTTTGCTGTTGTTGGCGATTGTCGTTGTCTATCGCGACCGGCTTCGTCAACTTTTGGTCGACCGCCGGACACGGCGATTCCCAATGGTCTGGGGCGTCGGGCTGTTTATTGGCCTCCTGCCGTTCTTGTGGGCGTGGTTCAGGAACCCTGAGGCGGTCTGGACGCGGGCGGCGAGTGTCTCGGTTTTCCACAAGACGACGGGACTTGCCGACGGCGTCATGGCGTTTGTCCGCAACTATCTGCAAAACCTCTCGCCCGACTTTTTTTTCATCGGTGGCGATCATTCGCTCGTTCAGTCGATCGCCGGGTACGGTCAGTTGCACTACTTCTGCGCGATCCTGATTCCCGTTGGACTCTATCGCGCGGTGCGAAGATGGCGACAGGAACCATTCACACAATTGGTCATTTGGTGGATCCTCCTCTCGCCGGTTCCGGCGGCCGCCGCCAATTGGGAGGGCGGCCATGCCCTGCGTTCAATCGGCGGTCTGCCGGCGTATCAGATATTGGCGGCGCTCGGGGGGGACTTCATCCTTGCCGCCGTGGGTGCGCGCTCGGCCGCGTCGGTGCGGCGCTTCCTCATCGCCGGCGCGGCGGTCCTAGCCCTGAACGTCGGCTATTTCCTGAAGCTGTTTTTTGCGGATTACCCGATCGCGGCCGCGCAGGCCTTTCAATCCGAATGGCGCGAGGTCTTCGCGGAGGTCGACCGCCGGAAGGCCGATTACGACGCCTTCCTGTTCACCTCCATGAAGACCAATCAGCTTGGCATCCTCTATCTTTACTGGACGCGGATGCCGCCTCGGGAGTATTTCGCCCAGTCGCCGCAATACCTGCCCGGCCCGACCTTCGACCGGCTGCTCCAAATCGGCCCGGTCGTCTTTGCGCGGAGCGAGGAGCTGCCCGGGATGCTCCCGCTGCTGGGGCATCATCGCCGGCTACTGGTCGCCGAACGGCCCGACATCCCCGTCCCTGGACGTGAGCTGCGCCGCTTTCCCTACCCCGACGGCCGCGTGGGCGTGATCCTCTATGAAGTTCGTCAAGAAGACATCCCCGCGCGGGCGACGACATCACCCGCGTCCCATTGA
- a CDS encoding AI-2E family transporter, which yields MTDADRQPSVPRAGTIVATFAVLVVLYLARDVLIPFALAIFLAFLLAPPIRRLQRWGIPRIPAVFAVVAFTVSLLTVGSLFVGSRAMSLVEQLPKYRHNIIVKARALRESIGGTLQPVSQTVDEIAREIAGPPPKKNESARPNENGLVGPEQLPTTPQTADVSEKEPASAAPAPVTPVAAIIRLLRTMLVPLLHPVVMFALAAVFTLFFLVYREDLRDRIIEVCGDGRIGATTTAFSDVGERISRYFDGLVLTNILNGIAIGVGLALIGIPDAILFAVLAAVLRFVPFLGTWIAALLPIAYALAIEQGWTIPLLVAGLFVVVDQLSANLLEPWLYGSRVGASPTAIILSMVVWTWLWGAFGLLLATPITVFLVVLGKYVPQFQKLYILLGDQPALQPPLRIYQRVLAMEEKEAVKIVELAAKDSTPEAAFSHVLVPALHLLADDDNDASLGPVRRDLTRRAVDDLIERLTPRVPNRAADADAALPPARDTQVFLIPAPGPYDEIAAPLLARLFEAAGGWISVASSHLLVAELLKRIEADQPKVVCLVTVHARNIAWIEPLCRRITEAKPDITLVVGVWDPRCNAARLSRRFSRFRRVRCSAHFAATLAELRSTIHRSPGAVPPEPAAPRSGLWAGLRRRVQRGPSAPGKVVSSH from the coding sequence ATGACCGACGCCGACAGACAGCCCTCCGTACCCCGAGCCGGCACGATCGTGGCCACGTTCGCCGTTCTCGTGGTACTGTATTTGGCGCGCGACGTGTTGATCCCCTTCGCGCTAGCCATCTTCCTGGCGTTTCTCCTCGCGCCGCCTATTCGCCGGCTTCAAAGATGGGGCATCCCGCGAATTCCCGCCGTCTTTGCCGTCGTCGCTTTTACTGTGTCGCTCCTGACCGTGGGCAGCCTCTTTGTCGGCTCCCGCGCGATGTCTCTCGTCGAGCAATTGCCCAAATACCGCCACAATATCATCGTCAAGGCCCGCGCGCTGCGCGAATCGATCGGCGGAACCTTACAGCCGGTCTCTCAAACCGTGGATGAAATCGCCCGCGAGATTGCCGGCCCGCCGCCCAAGAAAAACGAATCCGCCCGGCCAAACGAAAACGGACTGGTCGGGCCGGAACAACTTCCAACGACCCCGCAAACCGCCGACGTTTCCGAAAAGGAACCGGCTTCGGCAGCGCCCGCTCCCGTCACGCCGGTTGCGGCGATCATTCGCCTGCTGCGGACCATGCTCGTCCCCCTGCTTCACCCCGTCGTGATGTTTGCCCTCGCCGCGGTCTTCACTCTCTTTTTCCTCGTCTACCGCGAGGATCTGCGCGACCGGATCATCGAAGTGTGCGGCGATGGGCGGATCGGCGCGACCACGACCGCGTTTTCCGATGTCGGCGAGCGGATCAGCCGGTACTTCGACGGACTGGTGCTGACGAATATCCTGAATGGCATCGCGATCGGAGTGGGGCTCGCCCTGATCGGCATACCCGATGCCATTTTGTTCGCCGTCCTTGCGGCCGTGCTGCGCTTCGTGCCCTTCCTCGGCACCTGGATCGCCGCCCTCCTCCCCATCGCCTATGCCTTGGCGATCGAACAGGGGTGGACGATCCCGCTCCTCGTCGCCGGCCTATTTGTCGTGGTCGACCAGTTGAGCGCCAATCTGCTGGAGCCGTGGCTTTATGGTTCGCGCGTCGGCGCCTCTCCGACCGCCATTATCCTGTCCATGGTGGTCTGGACCTGGCTCTGGGGCGCGTTCGGGCTTCTCCTCGCCACGCCGATCACCGTCTTTCTGGTCGTGCTCGGAAAATATGTGCCGCAATTTCAGAAGTTGTACATCCTGCTCGGCGATCAACCGGCCCTGCAGCCTCCCTTGCGCATCTACCAACGCGTGCTGGCGATGGAGGAAAAGGAGGCCGTGAAAATCGTCGAACTGGCCGCAAAGGACTCGACCCCCGAAGCCGCGTTTTCCCACGTTCTCGTCCCCGCGCTCCATTTGCTGGCCGACGACGACAATGACGCGTCATTGGGTCCCGTGCGACGGGACCTCACGCGGAGGGCCGTCGACGATTTGATCGAGCGTCTCACTCCTCGCGTTCCAAACCGTGCCGCCGATGCGGACGCCGCATTGCCACCCGCGCGCGACACACAGGTGTTTCTCATTCCGGCGCCGGGGCCCTACGACGAGATTGCCGCGCCGCTGCTGGCCCGCCTGTTTGAAGCCGCGGGCGGTTGGATATCCGTCGCCTCTTCCCACCTGCTCGTCGCCGAGCTTCTAAAGCGAATCGAGGCCGACCAACCCAAAGTTGTGTGTCTCGTCACCGTCCACGCCCGCAACATCGCCTGGATCGAGCCGCTCTGTCGCCGGATCACCGAAGCGAAACCCGACATCACCCTGGTGGTGGGGGTTTGGGATCCCAGGTGCAACGCGGCCCGGCTCAGCCGGCGTTTCAGCCGCTTTCGACGCGTACGGTGTTCCGCCCACTTCGCCGCGACGCTGGCGGAGTTGCGCAGTACGATCCATCGAAGCCCTGGCGCGGTCCCTCCTGAGCCCGCCGCGCCCCGGTCCGGCCTGTGGGCCGGCCTCCGGCGTCGCGTGCAACGCGGCCCCTCGGCGCCAGGAAAGGTGGTTTCATCGCATTAA
- a CDS encoding nucleoside transporter C-terminal domain-containing protein: MMQARGILGILALLFIAWLLSTDRRRFPFKTVIGGMVLQWLLALLVLKTEPGRAIFDALGSVVAVILIGADQGAAFVFGPLAGSHAAVSWGAIVGIKIMTTIIIVATLSALGYHYGILQRVVAGMAWIMTRALGVSGAESLSGAANVFLGQTEAPLLIRPYLPTMTRSEIMAMMTGGFATVAAGVMAYYVSLLGGNDPERMAQTARHLLTASLMSAPAAFVLAKIMVPEREKPVTGGPTKVTVARDTHSFMDAATSGASEGMKLAINVLAMLIAFVALIAILDYGLTAFGRVSFIAPAVSAMGMKELNLDEILGLVFAPVAWLNGVQSSDCRTFGSLLGKAMATNELIAYMSLGEIIKSGALSERSITIAMYSLCGFANISSIGIQIGGIGALAPERRPDLLHYGPRAMLAGAMACWMTGCIAGVLI; encoded by the coding sequence ATGATGCAGGCTCGCGGCATCCTCGGCATCCTCGCGCTCCTGTTCATCGCCTGGCTCCTTTCCACCGACCGCCGCCGCTTCCCTTTCAAGACGGTCATCGGCGGCATGGTCCTTCAATGGCTCCTCGCCCTTCTCGTCCTCAAGACCGAGCCCGGCCGTGCGATCTTCGACGCCCTCGGCAGCGTCGTCGCGGTCATCCTCATCGGCGCGGACCAGGGCGCCGCCTTCGTCTTCGGTCCGCTTGCCGGGAGCCACGCTGCCGTCTCCTGGGGCGCGATCGTCGGCATCAAGATCATGACCACGATTATCATCGTCGCCACGCTCTCGGCACTCGGCTATCACTACGGCATCCTCCAGCGCGTCGTCGCGGGAATGGCCTGGATCATGACGCGGGCCCTCGGCGTCAGCGGCGCGGAATCCCTCTCCGGCGCGGCCAACGTCTTTCTCGGTCAGACCGAAGCCCCGCTGCTCATCCGCCCCTATCTGCCCACGATGACCCGCTCAGAGATCATGGCCATGATGACCGGCGGCTTCGCGACGGTCGCCGCGGGTGTCATGGCCTATTACGTTAGCCTGCTGGGCGGCAATGACCCCGAGCGCATGGCACAGACCGCCCGCCACCTGCTCACCGCCTCGCTCATGTCCGCCCCCGCGGCCTTTGTCCTCGCCAAAATCATGGTCCCCGAGCGCGAAAAGCCGGTCACTGGCGGCCCGACGAAGGTGACGGTCGCGCGGGACACGCACAGCTTCATGGACGCGGCAACGAGCGGCGCCTCCGAGGGCATGAAGCTGGCCATCAACGTCCTCGCCATGCTCATCGCCTTCGTCGCATTGATCGCCATCCTCGACTACGGCCTGACCGCCTTTGGTCGCGTCTCCTTCATCGCGCCCGCCGTTAGTGCGATGGGAATGAAAGAGTTGAACCTCGACGAGATCCTCGGTCTCGTCTTCGCGCCGGTGGCCTGGCTCAATGGCGTGCAGTCCTCTGACTGCCGCACGTTCGGCAGCCTGCTCGGCAAGGCGATGGCGACGAACGAACTCATCGCCTACATGTCGCTCGGCGAGATTATCAAGAGCGGGGCACTCTCCGAGCGCTCGATCACGATCGCGATGTACTCGCTGTGCGGCTTTGCGAACATCAGCTCAATCGGAATCCAAATCGGCGGCATCGGCGCCCTCGCCCCTGAGCGCCGCCCCGACCTCCTCCACTACGGCCCCCGCGCCATGCTCGCCGGAGCCATGGCCTGCTGGATGACGGGCTGCATCGCCGGGGTGCTGATCTGA